GCCACCAGTGTGGCCACCAGGAAAAAGCGCCCGACCTGTGCCCAAGCTGCCAGTCCGACGTCTTCGACCCCAAAGGGCCGGGGGTGGAGTGGCTTCTGGAGGCCCTGGCCCAACACCTCCCCCATCTGCCCCGCTATCGCTACACCGCCGATGCCAAAGACGACCTGCGGCCCCTGCTGGCGGGTGAAGCGGGGGTGCTGGTGGGCACCACCGCTATACTGCGGGGCCCGCTGCTGCCCGAGCTAGCGCTGGTTTTGCTGCCCTATGCCGATGGGTTTGTGCTTCAGTCCGACTTTCGGGCGGCCGAGCGCTACCATCGCCTCCTGTGGCAGCTGGCCGACCTGCACCCGCGTCGCCGCCCCCTGCTGGTTTTGCAGACCTTTGAACCAGGCCACCCGGCCCACCAAGCGCTGCAAGCTGCCGACCCCCAGGGCTTTATGGACAAAGAGCTGGCCCTGCGCCGGGCCCTGGGCTACCCTCCCGCCAGCCGGATGGTGAAGCTCGAGGTGGCCCACCCCAAGGAGCCGGTGGCCCGCGACGCCATCTACCAGCTGGCCCAGGCCCTCAAGGCCAACGCCGAGCCGGGTGAACTCCTGGGCCCGGCCCCGGCCCCGGTAGCCCGCCTGCGGGGCCAGTACGTGTTTCACCTGCTCCTCAAAAGCACCGCGCCGCGCCTGCAGACCCTGATGCAAAACCTGCCACCTGTGCGCGGCGCACGGCTGCGGATTGACCCCGACCCGCAGAGCTTTGTGGGGCTTTTGGAGGACTAGTGATAAGAGATGCCTTTGGTTTGTTCTGGGGCTCCTGCCTGAGGTGCGGGTAGCAACAGCCTGAAAAACGATGATGCCCTAGCCCCTCCGTAACGGAACGATTCAGGCGGGATTCATATGACTTGTCCCCAATGAGCCGACTTCAGGAGGGGGTTATACCAGTTCATCCCAGGGTGTTCCCTTGGACAGGCTCAGGGAATGGCCGCGGTTGCTCAAAGCATCAAGGGGATCCTCCAGCGCGTCTTGGGACGCGCCCGCCCTCAGCCCGAAGCGATGAGGGCGATGGCCGCCAGCGAGAACAGCACCCCCAGGGTCTGGCTCCGGCTCAAATGCTCGCGCAGCAGGCCCCAGGCCAGCAGGGCGGTAAAAGCCGGATAAAGCGAGGAAATTACCGCGGCCACGTCCAGTCGTCCGGCCTGGGCCGCGACCAGAAAGAGCACGTTGCCAAGCGCGTCCAATAGCCCGGCCAGGCCCACCAGACCCAGGTTGGCGCTCAGACCGGCTTCCCGCCGCAAAGGACCCAGCCACCCCACCAGCCCTAGCATCAGGGTGGTGGCCGTTAGCTTGGCGATGGCCGAGGGCCAGAACAGGCCCTCTACCTGGTGAATCAGGGCGAAATAGCCCCCAAAACCCAGGCCTGCCAGAAAGGCGTAGGAAAGCCCCCTCGAGGGGCCGGATCCACCCTCTGGGCGGGCCGCCAGCCAGACGCCCAGCAACCCCACCCCAAAGCCCAGCAGTTGCAGTGGCGCAGGGAAGCCCTCCAGCGCCAGCCCTACCAAAGCCGCCAGCCCAGCCCCCACCACCCCGGCTATCGGAGCGGCCAGGCCCATCTGTCCGGTCTCGAAGGCCCGGTACAAAAACACCAGCCCCACACAGCCCGCCAGCCCCGCTCCCACGCTCCAGGGCACATCCTGGGCTTGAAAGGCCTCCCCACGCAGCGCCGCCAGCATGGTGAACAGCAGCAGCCCGGTGGTGTGAACCAGCAGGGCAATCAGGTAGGGGTTGAGCCTGCGGGAAGCCACACCCCCGCTAAAGTCGCCCGCGCCCCATGAGATAGCCGAAAGCAGAGCGAAGGAAATGGCTAGCAGTTCGGCGCTCATGACAGGCAGCATATACCAAGGCTGGGCAGGCCCCCGCAAATGCGCCTTGTGGTCTTGAGCCGGAGGCTGGCGCCCTTTAGCCTATAGCCAGTGCGTCTGTTGCGGTTGCGGCAAAAAAACTTTCGAAACCTGTCCACCCCGCTTTTTGTGCCGGGGCCGGGCCTGACCACCATCGTGGGCGGCAATGCCCAGGGCAAGACCAACCTGCTCGAGGCCATCGAGCTGGCCCTGGGCGGTGAGCTGCGCAACGGCATGGCCGAGCGCATTGCCTTTGGCCAGAGCGAGGCCTGGCTCCATGCCGAGATCGAGACCCAGTTTGGCAATAGCCGCCTGGAGGTGAAACTGAGCCGCGAAGGCCGCGAGCACCGGCTCAACGAAGCCCCGGCCTCGCTGCGTGAGCTGGCCCAGTTGCCCGGTGCTGTGCTCTTAGGCCCCGACGACCTGGAGCTGGTGCTGGGCCCCCCGGAGGAACGCCGCCGCTTTTTGGATCTGCTGCTTGCGCGCTTTTCGGCCCGCTACCGTGTGATGCTGGGCCAGTACAGCCGGGCCTTGCAACAGCGCAATGCTGTTTTGAAAAGCAGCTTTCGCCCTGGGGCTAGGGGACGTGGGGGGGAGGGTGCGGCACGGGCAGAGGCCCCTGTGCTCGAGGGCAAACAAGGCGGTATCCGGGCCGCCATAGGCATCTGGAACCACGAACTGGTCAAGTATGGCAGCGAGATTCTAAGCCTGCGCCGCCGAATGCTGTCAAAGCTCAACCCCCTGGCCCGCGAAGCCTACCGCGAACTTGCGCCGGGCGAGCTAAAGCTGGAACTGTCCGAGACCACCGACCCCGAGCGCTTCTTGCAGGCCCTGGAAGACAACCTGCCCGAAGACCTCCAGCGTGGCGCAACCAGTGTAGGGCCCCACCGCGACGACCTCACCATCCTGCTCTCGGGCCACGAGGCAGCACGTTATGGTAGCCGGGGCGAGTGCCGTAGCATAGCGTTGGCGCTTCGCCTGGCCGAACATCGGCTGCTCTGGCAGCACTACCAGGAGGCCCCGCTTTTGCTGGTAGACGAGTGGAACAGCGAGCTGGATGCGCGCCGTCGGGGGGCCTTGCTGGCCTACGCCCAGAGCCTGCCGCAGGCCATTCTGGCGGGGCTGGAAACCCCAGGCGCAGGGGCTGTGATCGAGATCGAAGCCGGGGTCTGGAGCCAGTAATGCCACAGGAAACCCCAAACACCCATTCGCTACAGGAAGCCCGGCGCGGGCTGGCCTGGGCCTTGCTGCTGGGGCTGGCCATTCTGGCTGTCATGGTGGCGCTGTTTATGGGCTTTGTCTTGCTGCGGCTGCTGCCTTATGCCGGCTTATTGGCGACCTCGAGCGAACCCCTTAGTCTGCCTTCGGGAGAGCGGATACACTCCTCCTGGTTTCGACTGACTGCTTCTGCTTTTGTTGTTGCGCTGGGGCTGGCTGTGGCCTCGGTGTGGGGTTTGCTCTGGTTGCGCCGGGCCTGGGCCAGGACTAAAGCTGAAGCCCCACTCCCCAAAAAGACGGCCTCGAGCCCAGGAAAAAAACCCAGAAAGAAGCGCAAACCCTGAAAGCGCGTCCAACCCGCAAAACCCCCACAGGATGTCAAGAAATACCCTTGATTAGGTTTTGGGGCCACGCCTGAAGCGCGGGTAGCGACAGCCCGGAAAACCGTGGTGCTCCAACAGTCCCTAACAAAACGATTCAGGCGGGGTTCATATCAGCAAACGAAGGCCACCCAGCAAGGCCAGGGCCAGGGCCATCCACTCGAAGGTGCTCTGCTGGATATAGTTCAGAAGCCGACGGCCCGCCACTGCGCCCAGCACCACCGCGGGCACCAGCCACAGGTTGAAGGCGAGTGATTCCCAGGTAATCAGGCCCAGTCCTGCCGCAAAGGGCACCTTGAACAGATTGACCACCAGGAAGTACCAGGCGATGCTCCCCACCACCTCGAGCTTCCCCATCCGCATGGCCAACATGTAGATGAGCACAAAAGGCCCGG
The genomic region above belongs to Meiothermus cerbereus DSM 11376 and contains:
- a CDS encoding DMT family transporter, translated to MSAELLAISFALLSAISWGAGDFSGGVASRRLNPYLIALLVHTTGLLLFTMLAALRGEAFQAQDVPWSVGAGLAGCVGLVFLYRAFETGQMGLAAPIAGVVGAGLAALVGLALEGFPAPLQLLGFGVGLLGVWLAARPEGGSGPSRGLSYAFLAGLGFGGYFALIHQVEGLFWPSAIAKLTATTLMLGLVGWLGPLRREAGLSANLGLVGLAGLLDALGNVLFLVAAQAGRLDVAAVISSLYPAFTALLAWGLLREHLSRSQTLGVLFSLAAIALIASG
- the recF gene encoding DNA replication/repair protein RecF (All proteins in this family for which functions are known are DNA-binding proteins that assist the filamentation of RecA onto DNA for the initiation of recombination or recombinational repair.), giving the protein MRLLRLRQKNFRNLSTPLFVPGPGLTTIVGGNAQGKTNLLEAIELALGGELRNGMAERIAFGQSEAWLHAEIETQFGNSRLEVKLSREGREHRLNEAPASLRELAQLPGAVLLGPDDLELVLGPPEERRRFLDLLLARFSARYRVMLGQYSRALQQRNAVLKSSFRPGARGRGGEGAARAEAPVLEGKQGGIRAAIGIWNHELVKYGSEILSLRRRMLSKLNPLAREAYRELAPGELKLELSETTDPERFLQALEDNLPEDLQRGATSVGPHRDDLTILLSGHEAARYGSRGECRSIALALRLAEHRLLWQHYQEAPLLLVDEWNSELDARRRGALLAYAQSLPQAILAGLETPGAGAVIEIEAGVWSQ